From a region of the Triticum aestivum cultivar Chinese Spring chromosome 7D, IWGSC CS RefSeq v2.1, whole genome shotgun sequence genome:
- the LOC123164774 gene encoding bifunctional TH2 protein, mitochondrial, with product MRLLRLRLPLPALLPSPNPTTKSFFSLSSCWPGVTRTSPTSHHKQMSTTSSSAAAVAEGSAARRFWIAASSREAAFATYTPFLLSLAAGSLRLDSFRHYLAQDAHFLHAFARAYEMAEECADDDDDKATISALRKAIVRELNLHSSVLQEWGVDPTKEIPPSPATTKYTDFLLATAAGKVDGGKGSDKMATPFEKTKIAAYTVGAMTPCMRLYAYLGKELGVFLKQDENHPYKKWFDTYAATDFESNALQIEELLDKLSVSLTGEELEIIGKLYQQAMRLEVEFFSAQTLEEPVVAPLSRYRDPKDKLVIFSDFDLTCTVVDSSAILAEIAILSHQKASQSGSDNVLDRTKSADLRNSWNMLSNQYMEEHEQCIQKLLPPEEAKSVDYDQLYKGLEVLSEFERQANSRVIDSGVLRGMNLDDIRKAGERLILQDGCRNFFKKIGETREKVNLDIHILSYCWCAELIRSAFSSVGCLDGVNIHSNEFTFEGSVSTGHINRKIESPLDKVEKFKIIKSDLDSITPSLSVYIGDSVGDLLCLLEADVGIVVGSSTTLRRVGKQFGVSFAPLLPGLVEKQRRLWKQEASIFKARSGVLHTVSSWSEVQAFILGNDSS from the exons ATGCGCCTTCTCCGCCTGCGCCTCCCGCTGCCAGCGCTACTCCCAAGCCCAAATCCAACAACCAAATCCTTCTTCTCATTATCCTCTTGTTGGCCAGGAGTCACGCGCACCAGCCCCACCAGCCACCACAAGCAGATGTCGACGACCTCCTCCTCCGCGGCGGCCGTCGCCGAGGGCTCTGCCGCCCGCCGCTTCTGGATCGCCGCCTCCTCGCGGGAGGCCGCCTTCGCCACGTACACGCCCTTCCTCCTCTCCCTCGCCGCGGGGTCACTCCGCCTCGACTCCTTCCGCCACTACCTCGCGCAGGACGCCCACTTCCTCCACGCCTTCGCACGCGC ctacgagatggccgaggagtgcgccgacgacgacgatgacaagGCCACCATCTCCGCCCTTCGGAAAGCCATCGTCCGCGAGCTCAACCTCCACTCTTCCGTACTCCAG GAGTGGGGAGTTGATCCTACCAAAGAGATCCCTCCAAGCCCAGCAACAACCAAGTACACTGATTTCTTACTTGCAACTGCAGCTGGAAAAGTTGATGGTGGGAAAGGTTCTGATAAAATGGCCACACCATTCGAGAAGACAAAAATTGCTGCGTACACTGTTGGGGCGATGACTCCGTGCATGAGGCTTTATGCATATCTTGGCAAAGAACTCGGCGTTTTCCTGAAACAAGATGAAAATCACCCATACAAGAAATGGTTCGATACGTATGCAGCCACTGACTTTGAG AGTAATGCACTCCAAATAGAAGAGTTGCTTGATAAACTAAGTGTCTCTTTAACTGGTGAGGAGCTCGAGATTATTGGGAAGCTCTACCAACAAGCTATGAGACTGGAGGTTGAGTTTTTCTCTGCTCAGACCCTCGAAGAACCTGTTGTAGCTCCACTTTCAAGATATCGTGATCCCAAAGACAAGCTCGTGAtcttttctgattttgatttgacaTGCACTGTTGTTGATTCGTCTGCCATTTTGGCGGAGATTGCGATTTTGTCACACCAAAAGGCTAGTCAGAGTGGGTCTGATAATGTCCTTGACCGTACAAAATCAGCAGACCTGAGAAATTCGTGGAAtatgctatctaatcagtacatgGAAGAGCATGAGCAATGCATACAAAAGTTACTTCCTCCAGAAGAAG CAAAGTCAGTAGACTACGATCAACTATACAAAGGTCTTGAAGTGCTATCAGAATTTGAGAGACAGGCAAATTCTAGGGTTATTGATTCCGGTGTCTTGAGGGGAATGAACTTAGATGATATCAGAAAAGCCGGGGAGCGGCTTATTCTGCAAGATGGTTGTCGAAATTTCTTTAAGAAGATTGGAGAGACAAGGGAGAAGGTCAATTTAGATATCCATATTCTTTCCTACTGCTGGTGTGCAGAGCTTATTAGGTCAGCCTTTTCATCAG TTGGTTGTCTTGATGGAGTAAACATACATTCCAACGAGTTTACCTTTGAGGGATCTGTTTCAACTGGTCACATCAACAGAAAGATAGAGTCTCCACTAGACAAAGTTGAGAAGTTCAAAATCATCAAAAGTGACCTGGATAGTATAACACCATCGTTGTCTGTTTATATCGGGGACTCAGTTGGAGATTTGCTTTGCTTGTTGGAAGCAGATGTTGGCATTGTTGTTGGATCAAGCACAACCTTGCGGAGAGTGGGCAAACAGTTTGGTGTTTCTTTTGCTCCATTGCTTCCTGGTTTGGTAGAGAAGCAAAGGCGGCTCTGGAAGCAAGAAGCATCCATTTTCAAGGCGCGATCTGGAGTTCTTCATACGGTTTCTAGCTGGTCAGAGGTACAGGCCTTCATTCTGGGAAATGATTCCAGCTGA